The stretch of DNA GTGGATGTATTACATACAAACAACTGCAAAGTAAAAGCGATAATGCAGCTGTGATTGTAGGTATGATACAAGATTTATTGGCATTGGTGTCACAGAACTCAGTAAACACTGTTATTTGTCTTCCATATAATTTAAAAACCTTACCTCAAGAATTGTTACCATATCTGGAGCCTTACAAAAAACTAATTCTGTGGTTTGGAAATGATGAATCAAGTTGGCATACTGCTAGACAGTTTGCCAAAAAATTAAACGAAAAACGATGTTTCTTTGTAAGACCTACAGATTTACAACCTAGGCCAAAACTGGCTGCCAACCTCGGTTATGATTTAAAGAGTATTCTTCAAAATGCTCAGCCTGTGTTACATAAAAGTATAACTACGTTTCAAGAACTCAGGGAAGAAGTATTGATTGATTTACAGAATATAGATAAAGTACAAGGCATAAAATGGAAGAGATATCCAGCTTTGAATCGTATACTGAAAGGCCACAGAAGAGGGGAATTCACAGTACTAACAGGGCCAACAGGTTGTAAGAATGTTGTAAAATTTAAACACAAAGTTATTAATAGAAAATTGTcgaatattgatttttttatTAGGTTGTGGTAAAACAACACTTATGAGCGAGTATTCATTAGATTTAGCAATGCAAGGTGTCAATACATTGTGGGGTAGTTTTGAAATACGGAACTCACGATTAGCAAGAACAATGTTACAACAAATGATAGGATTACCTTTAGATGAAAATCTCGAGAAGTTTGATACCTATGCAGATGCGTTTGAGAAATTACCAATCTATTTCATGACATTTCATGGTCAGCAAAGTATTAAAGTAGTAATGGATGTAGGTATACGTATAATTATTCTATTTGGTTTCCTATGATCTAGTATGAAGACTAATCTTTATTATAGGCAGTCGAGCATGCAACATATGTTCATGACATAGCTCatgtaattattgataatattcaaTTTATGATGGGAACATCAAATGAATCAAAACATATGGACAGGTATTAAAATTACTAGTTTACGCaaattaattaaagaaaataaCATCTATGCATTTTAGGTTTTGGATACAGGACGACATCGTCGCGAAGTTTAGAAATTTCGCCACCAAACATAACTGTCACGTTACCGCGATAATTCACCCAAGAAAAGAACGAGATGAAGAAGAATTAACAACGTCGTCGATTTTTGGTAGTGCCAAAGCTAGCCAAGAAGCAGACAATGTACTTATTATTCAAGACAGAAGACTTTCTAGTATCAGGGGCAAAAAATTTTTGCAAGTATGTTTACACAAAAAGACACGATATTCTGaaagaatattatcataaactcaattctttaaaaaattgataCTCGTAGGTCGCCAAGAATAGATACAgtggagatttgggtattatgaCGTTAGAATTTGATAAACCTAGTCTTAGCTATTCTTCCAAAATGAAAACGAAAAGCGAGGGTGCTGAAAAAAACAAAAGTTCGACAAAAGTTCGACAAAAAAGCAAATGAGACAACAAAGTAGTAAACGAGTGCATAAGTGGTAGAATAATTTACTAATATGTAAAATGAGTATTTGTTAAATGTTTCtgagaaaaataaataattgaaatattctAATTAAGTCCATGACACATCCTTAACAGATAGTGATTTAGAGTGATTTAGTTTTATTCCATTGATAAAGAGTAGTAGTTTACCACTTTATCGACTACTCGCATTTCTATCGTGAGTGGTTAAATGTTATCATAAATAGCGAGGTGATAAATGACATGGTGAGATCAAAAACGAAAGTGTGCTCAATATTTCGaatcatttaatatttttttatcactAATTTGATTCAATACAAATCTAGCCGAATACGAGAGGAATAACGAACCAGTAGATTTAAGCAATGAAATTGATGGAAATTATTTTCGTTTCTTTTATTCTCTTTATTGCGTTTCCGGTGTCTCGCGAGGAAGGCACGAAGAAACCGACGATATTCATAGCGATTCTAGTACGAAATAAAGCTCACACGCTACCATATTTTTTAAGCTACTTGGAAGAATTGGATTACCCAAAAGAACGGATAGGCCTATGGTAAGTGTGTCCATCGTAACCTCACTTTTTCGAAAATGTTCAGAAGTTCGCCATAGATTCAAATATATCAAATACGTACCACAATTTTGAACAGTCGGAGAAGAAAAAAAGTGTGCTAACTATTTTTTATACCAATAACATATTACATGTAAAATAATAATTGATGTATTCGAAACAGATAAATGTAATATGGTTCCTTAGAAATGATCCGATCAGAATATAGTGCTGTATTTAATCACCTGAGCAACAATttagaatttcaaaaattttcaattattatatCTTCAGTTGAATCGAACAAGAAATCCAGTTATGACGTGTTGACATCTCGCGCCGGCAAGTTCATAATTTCCCGCCATTTCTCGCCAGTGATTTCGCGCGAAATTTGTAGATAcgcaaatattattttaagagatagatgtttatgcaaatttataTACTGTGTGTTTTCTATTTTGTTTTGCACTTAAACttgtaaatatttttctttctaaGGATACAGAGTGACAATAATATCGATAATTCCATTGAAATATTATCTACGTGGTGTAAGATCAGCAATGAAAAATACCATAGTATTGATATAACTTTCGATGAAGAATCGCATGGATTCGAAGACGAGGATGGGATTGCCGATTGGTCAACACAGAGATTTCTGCATATAATAAATTTACGCGAGAAAGCTCTTAACCAGGCAAGATTTATGTGGGCAGATTTCATTTGGGTGAGCTTTCTATCAAACTTCCTTATCACGACTTTTAATTCCTTTATTACAAGACCCCTTCGATGATCAGTTAACGAGGAGTTCACATATTGCCCTTTAAGCATATATATACTTAAGCTTTTCATGGAGAGAGAAACATATTTGCAAAATTCCAGATGCTCGATGCAGACGTTTTCATAACCAATCCGAACACACTAAATGAACTTATATCAAAAAACCGAACCGTAGTTGCTCCATTACTCAAATCAGATGGCCTTTATAGCAATTTTTGGACGGGAATGACCAACGATTATTATTACCTCAGAACAGAAAAATACGAGCCTATTTTATATCGAGAAGAAACAGGGTGTTTCGATGTACCTATGATTCATAGTGCAGTCCTTATCGATTTAAGGCAATATGCTTCAGATAGATTGACTTATCAGTCAAATAATTTGGAGCAGTACGATGGCCCTACCGACGATATTATTACTTTCGCTATTAGTGCTATAAAATCTGGTAAAAGTTCGATacaattttcatttatattctctgaaatgtattttataatatttttttcatatttagaagtgccattattcatttgcaACGACGTTATCTATGGATTCATTATGGTTCCTTTAGAAAAAGAGGAAACAGTCGCGGAAGATCTTCAGCGGTTGACTAATATTAAAATGGAAATATTAAGTAAGTAAGATGACCACATTTAGGtaaacatttttcttttttttgaaaCTTAAAGAAAGGATAGAAAACATTCTTTCCTTTTCTAGCAGATAATAATTATGTTCTACTGTCAAAAAATCTGGAACAATATGTTCGATATCCTAAGGAGGACACGTTGCAAGTGGATAGTATTTATATGATAAACCTTTTGAGACGACCGGAAAGGCGTGAAAGAATGTATAGGCTTTTTAAAGAACTTGGTATTCGAGCGGTAACCCTCGATGCTGTTGACGGTAGGTAAGTTAAAATAAATagcaatattttatattaaaacatCATTAAACAGTGTAGAAAATAAGTacgaaatatatttataaataatcaaatatcttGCTTTTTTATATAGTACATTGAACCAATCCATTCTAAAAGATTTGGGAATAGAAATGATGCCACAGTATTCTGATCCTTATCACGAGCGGTAAGTACAATAGAAAAAAAGATAAGTGGaatttaacactagaactacttACCAATAATTATAGGCCAATGACTATGGGAGAAGTCGGTTGTTTCTTGAGTCATTATATTATCTGGAACAAGGTAATTACAAATCTAAGTGAGCACATTCTCAATATATGTCACAAATTATATAATCGGAAAATTATTAGGTAAGAGAAGATAATCTGAAAAGAGTGATTGTCTTAGAGGATGACGTTCGTTTCGAACCGTTCTTTCGACAAAAAGTTAACTACATCTTATCGGAGCTCGACTACCTTCAACTTAAATGGGATTTAGTGTAagttctcaatcatgaatagttCTCCTTTTgataataataaaacataaatgaaattcaattatcacccaaagaaaatgaaaattgaattccTTGCAATAGGTATCTTGGAAGAAAAAGATTAATGGAAAGCGAATCTTGGGTCGAAGGATCGAAATATTTGGTACATGCAGCATACAGTTACTGGACTTTAGGATATATTTTATCGGCTGAAGGAGCAAGAAAACTCATAGATGCAATGCCTTTAGAAAACTTGGTACCCGTAGACGAATATCTTCCTATATTATCTGACGCTCATCCTAGGTAAAAGCAGAGAGGAGAAACAAAGTTTATTGgtatataaaattattaaaactaCTATCTTATTATTTCTATTCACAGGGAAAACTGGAAAGCATACTATCCAAAACGAGATTTAATAATACTTTCTGCAAATCCATTGCTGGTTCATCCAACACATTATACTGGCGAAAAAGGATACATCAGTGACACGGAAAATTCTATGCTCGTATCAGAAAATGAAAACGTAAATAAAATGAACGAACGAGATGAACTATAGGTGCCATATATTCGTCAAGCAAAATACTCCAGTCATTTTTTAGATGAAATTATACCATTAGAACTTTGATTCAATGACTATAAGTTCACTGCCATAACCGTTTACATTTTAAAAATGCCAATAGCGAAAAAATTAACTCAGATGTAAGAAATGAAAGATATCTTatatattttcttattattttaaatataattttatactAATGTTACAATATACTTGCatgtttttttataaatattgtattacCACAAACACAATGAATTTTGAATGACTTGCCTTTCTAAAATACGAATCTAGTAGCAATTCGTTTCAAATTTGGCGCGAACTATCAATTACGATATTCTGCTCACAGATGTCACGACTATTGTCCGATGTGGTTTGAACTTTGAACTCTGCACTGTACCTCTGGTATATCACCGTGGGCGTGAATCACGGCCCATTGCAACAAACATACAATACAGCAATACAGTCAGTCAGTAGCAGTAGAGCAAGAATACCAAAATCAGACGTagtctttcttttttcttcttacGATTTTTTCTTATTCATTTGACTGATAAAAGTTGTGAAACAAACAGGGAATGTTCATATGGTTCAAAGTTCCATCTCTATAAATTAACTCACTCAATATTTTTgtgcagtcatcaattctccttGATTTGATTTCATTCAAAAGCCGGTATTTCATAACCGTCGACAATTTATACATTTCTTAGTCGTTGTTTCATATTCTTTAAAATGATGAAGGtaagttttatttttcattctctTTACAAGTACAAGATAAGATTATAATTAGTGTGTGATATATAAGGATATATGTGGTGTTTCTTGATTGTCGCTAGATTGTTGCGTACAGATTGTATATGATATCGTACTGTTCAGTACTACATTCGCGAAAATATACACTTTTTTGAAGAGGTCACAGTGTACTCTTCTAGCCTGCAATATGAAATACTGATTCAAATAATCTAATAATATTGAATTTCATTTATAATTTATGAATATATAATCATTTGTTAGATGCGCTTAAATATCATTAGCAATCTTTCATTTATTGAGATAAATTTATTATCATTGCATCTGTAACATAAATAATACTGATTAAAACACTTGTAATTATTTAGAAAGTTGGCCTTCTTACCGATTTCAATGATTTTTGGATATGTTGTGTAGTGTAAagaacaaatttctgaacattttcCTATACATATAGTCGCGCCGCTCGGCTTAATTCTCGAAATATttgcgaaaaaactgttgctattactattaaaattttattgttTTTCTATATTGACCGATAGCAAGACCTTGAGAACATATTTCAAGGTCATCGAAATCGATAAGGAGatcaattttttaaacaattatcTGTGTTTGATTTATAAATGCATTATAACAAACATTAATGCACCTTATAACAtgcatataaaattaaaatgtaaTAATCCTACTTGTGTaaagattttatatttattaacaaTTATATAAGGTATTACAATAGAATGAAATATTCAAGTAATTTTTGTAATTGACATACATTTTAGGGATTGGTTGCTCTTGTAACTGGAGGTGCTTCCGGCTTAGGACTTGGAACTGTACAAAGATTTATGAAAGAAGGTGCCAAAGTTGTTATTGCAGATTTACCTACTTCAAAAGGAAATCAAATTGCTCAAGAATTAGGAGATTCTGTTATCTTTTCACCAATGGATGTAAGCGTTAATAAATGAAtactagtagtagtagtagtagcagcAATAGTAGTATCAATGTAcaatatacatggaaaaaggAACAGTGACTCAGTTAGTAAATATCATATGAAAATCTAAACCATATGACACAGATGTACATTTTCTTACAATATAATCATTTATTgtagaatttttaataatatattattattattaatttaattactaTTAATATTGTTACCATCATTGGTGTtaacataatatacatatatgtatactacTACTAATATTGTTAGTAACTATTGTAAATTGACATTGAACATGTAGTTGTAACATTTTCATGTGTCAAAAAAATCCATGTTCTATAATTTGTAGTTTTACATTTCTCTTACGAAAAAAATAATGGTAACCAATTGACATATCGTTTTGTGCATAACGTGACATGCTTTTTTTACAGGTAACATCGGAACAGGATGTAAATGCAACTTTAGAattaacaaaaaataatttctgCAAATTAGATGTTGTAGTAAATGCAGCAGGGATAGCTTGTGCTTTTAAAACATTTAACGTCAATAAAAATCTTCCTCATTCGTTAGAAGATTTTCAAAGAATAATTAATGTAAATACAGTTGGAACATTTAATGTTATTAGACTATCCGTGGGTCTTATGTTTAACAATACACCGAATGAGGACGGACAACGGGGAGTAGTAATTAACACAGCAAGCGTTGCAGCTTATGAGGGGCAAATGGGTCAGGCAGCATATTCTGCGAGTAAAGGCGCAATTGTTGGTATGACACTACCGATAGCTCGTGATTTAGCTAAAGGTGGTATCCGCGTTGTTACAATTGCGCCTGGATTATTTGATACACCATTGTTACAATCACTGCCAGAAAAGGTACGCGCATTCTTAATGAAAACGGTACCATTCCCACAGAGGTTGGGTAAACCCGATGAGTACGCTCAGCTGGCACAACACATCGTTGAAAATCCTTTTCTGAATGGAGAAATTATAAGATTAGATGGTGCTCTCAGGATGCAGCCTTGAATTTTGTTCGAGAATATACTGATTGAATGAGTGTGGATTTGGAAAAAGGGTTTTATAACACATgaatttagaaaatataaaataaaacagcttataCAGAAGAAAATATGTATGAACATATGAAAGATGAATAAAAAACTTTTTTTTGCATGCAACACCATTATAATTCTCTTAAAATGTACACGGACAACTAAAAGTTTTCATCTATTATAAGGTATCGACAGTTCTCTTTATTACCTTATGACTGTACATTAACGTCTTGTAAATACGTTGCAAA from Calliopsis andreniformis isolate RMS-2024a chromosome 2, iyCalAndr_principal, whole genome shotgun sequence encodes:
- the Scu gene encoding hydroxysteroid 17-beta dehydrogenase 10; translation: MMKGLVALVTGGASGLGLGTVQRFMKEGAKVVIADLPTSKGNQIAQELGDSVIFSPMDVTSEQDVNATLELTKNNFCKLDVVVNAAGIACAFKTFNVNKNLPHSLEDFQRIINVNTVGTFNVIRLSVGLMFNNTPNEDGQRGVVINTASVAAYEGQMGQAAYSASKGAIVGMTLPIARDLAKGGIRVVTIAPGLFDTPLLQSLPEKVRAFLMKTVPFPQRLGKPDEYAQLAQHIVENPFLNGEIIRLDGALRMQP
- the LOC143183835 gene encoding glycosyltransferase 25 family member isoform X3: MKLMEIIFVSFILFIAFPVSREEGTKKPTIFIAILVRNKAHTLPYFLSYLEELDYPKERIGLWIQSDNNIDNSIEILSTWCKISNEKYHSIDITFDEESHGFEDEDGIADWSTQRFLHIINLREKALNQARFMWADFIWMLDADVFITNPNTLNELISKNRTVVAPLLKSDGLYSNFWTGMTNDYYYLRTEKYEPILYREETGCFDVPMIHSAVLIDLRQYASDRLTYQSNNLEQYDGPTDDIITFAISAIKSEVPLFICNDVIYGFIMVPLEKEETVAEDLQRLTNIKMEILNNNYVLLSKNLEQYVRYPKEDTLQVDSIYMINLLRRPERRERMYRLFKELGIRAVTLDAVDGSTLNQSILKDLGIEMMPQYSDPYHERPMTMGEVGCFLSHYIIWNKVREDNLKRVIVLEDDVRFEPFFRQKVNYILSELDYLQLKWDLVYLGRKRLMESESWVEGSKYLVHAAYSYWTLGYILSAEGARKLIDAMPLENLVPVDEYLPILSDAHPRENWKAYYPKRDLIILSANPLLVHPTHYTGEKGYISDTENSMLVSENENVNKMNERDEL
- the LOC143183835 gene encoding glycosyltransferase 25 family member isoform X1 translates to MKLMEIIFVSFILFIAFPVSREEGTKKPTIFIAILVRNKAHTLPYFLSYLEELDYPKERIGLWIQSDNNIDNSIEILSTWCKISNEKYHSIDITFDEESHGFEDEDGIADWSTQRFLHIINLREKALNQARFMWADFIWMLDADVFITNPNTLNELISKNRTVVAPLLKSDGLYSNFWTGMTNDYYYLRTEKYEPILYREETGCFDVPMIHSAVLIDLRQYASDRLTYQSNNLEQYDGPTDDIITFAISAIKSGKSSIQFSFIFSEMYFIIFFSYLEVPLFICNDVIYGFIMVPLEKEETVAEDLQRLTNIKMEILTDNNYVLLSKNLEQYVRYPKEDTLQVDSIYMINLLRRPERRERMYRLFKELGIRAVTLDAVDGSTLNQSILKDLGIEMMPQYSDPYHERPMTMGEVGCFLSHYIIWNKVREDNLKRVIVLEDDVRFEPFFRQKVNYILSELDYLQLKWDLVYLGRKRLMESESWVEGSKYLVHAAYSYWTLGYILSAEGARKLIDAMPLENLVPVDEYLPILSDAHPRENWKAYYPKRDLIILSANPLLVHPTHYTGEKGYISDTENSMLVSENENVNKMNERDEL
- the LOC143183835 gene encoding glycosyltransferase 25 family member isoform X2 — encoded protein: MKLMEIIFVSFILFIAFPVSREEGTKKPTIFIAILVRNKAHTLPYFLSYLEELDYPKERIGLWIQSDNNIDNSIEILSTWCKISNEKYHSIDITFDEESHGFEDEDGIADWSTQRFLHIINLREKALNQARFMWADFIWMLDADVFITNPNTLNELISKNRTVVAPLLKSDGLYSNFWTGMTNDYYYLRTEKYEPILYREETGCFDVPMIHSAVLIDLRQYASDRLTYQSNNLEQYDGPTDDIITFAISAIKSEVPLFICNDVIYGFIMVPLEKEETVAEDLQRLTNIKMEILTDNNYVLLSKNLEQYVRYPKEDTLQVDSIYMINLLRRPERRERMYRLFKELGIRAVTLDAVDGSTLNQSILKDLGIEMMPQYSDPYHERPMTMGEVGCFLSHYIIWNKVREDNLKRVIVLEDDVRFEPFFRQKVNYILSELDYLQLKWDLVYLGRKRLMESESWVEGSKYLVHAAYSYWTLGYILSAEGARKLIDAMPLENLVPVDEYLPILSDAHPRENWKAYYPKRDLIILSANPLLVHPTHYTGEKGYISDTENSMLVSENENVNKMNERDEL
- the Mtdna-helicase gene encoding mitochondrial DNA helicase isoform X2; this translates as MFFKLLVHTCTQRRKHQIGRILNKYFHIDNNELAYNISVSHLKHFFKQRCLSVVEGYTCIIANCPICNNVTKGAKLYVNKKTGFFMCDHCKFTGSWNVLEKFLSIEKSSERLEELNVLRNNLQCEKNFNKAWEDIEKSGQSIQDLSLKEYATILKKFSLPCVSQQDMHQLKCVYKGTSSTLYFPLMGLNNSVVGYKLLKIDSEEHETIPASGVSGCITYKQLQSKSDNAAVIVELLPYLEPYKKLILWFGNDESSWHTARQFAKKLNEKRCFFVRPTDLQPRPKLAANLGYDLKSILQNAQPVLHKSITTFQELREEVLIDLQNIDKVQGIKWKRYPALNRILKGHRRGEFTVLTGPTGCGKTTLMSEYSLDLAMQGVNTLWGSFEIRNSRLARTMLQQMIGLPLDENLEKFDTYADAFEKLPIYFMTFHGQQSIKVVMDAVEHATYVHDIAHVIIDNIQFMMGTSNESKHMDRFWIQDDIVAKFRNFATKHNCHVTAIIHPRKERDEEELTTSSIFGSAKASQEADNVLIIQDRRLSSIRGKKFLQVAKNRYSGDLGIMTLEFDKPSLSYSSKMKTKSEGAEKNKSSTKVRQKSK
- the Mtdna-helicase gene encoding mitochondrial DNA helicase isoform X1, whose protein sequence is MFFKLLVHTCTQRRKHQIGRILNKYFHIDNNELAYNISVSHLKHFFKQRCLSVVEGYTCIIANCPICNNVTKGAKLYVNKKTGFFMCDHCKFTGSWNVLEKFLSIEKSSERLEELNVLRNNLQCEKNFNKAWEDIEKSGQSIQDLSLKEYATILKKFSLPCVSQQDMHQLKCVYKGTSSTLYFPLMGLNNSVVGYKLLKIDSEEHETIPASGVSGCITYKQLQSKSDNAAVIVGMIQDLLALVSQNSVNTVICLPYNLKTLPQELLPYLEPYKKLILWFGNDESSWHTARQFAKKLNEKRCFFVRPTDLQPRPKLAANLGYDLKSILQNAQPVLHKSITTFQELREEVLIDLQNIDKVQGIKWKRYPALNRILKGHRRGEFTVLTGPTGCGKTTLMSEYSLDLAMQGVNTLWGSFEIRNSRLARTMLQQMIGLPLDENLEKFDTYADAFEKLPIYFMTFHGQQSIKVVMDAVEHATYVHDIAHVIIDNIQFMMGTSNESKHMDRFWIQDDIVAKFRNFATKHNCHVTAIIHPRKERDEEELTTSSIFGSAKASQEADNVLIIQDRRLSSIRGKKFLQVAKNRYSGDLGIMTLEFDKPSLSYSSKMKTKSEGAEKNKSSTKVRQKSK